A section of the Phaseolus vulgaris cultivar G19833 chromosome 8, P. vulgaris v2.0, whole genome shotgun sequence genome encodes:
- the LOC137826112 gene encoding regulatory-associated protein of TOR 1-like isoform X1 — MTMGDLMASRFYQNHHDDSTVSSCTSSSSVAVVIASYNTDGSDFTPRCDSETAIASSSGNYTGNGATSMAYLPQIVVLCELRHEAFEAAIPAASDISLVSKWRPKDRMKTRYVALVLCLNISVDPPDVIKISPCARMECWIDPFSMGPRKALESIGKTLSSQYERWQPKARYKCQLDPSVDEVKKLCTNCRRYAKRERVLFHYNGHGVPKPTANGEIWVFNKSYTQYIPLSINELDSWLKSPSIYVFDCSAAGMIVNSFIELHEWSASNFSVSQRDCILLAACEAHETLPQSTEFPADVFTSCLTTPIKMALRWICTRSLLRESLDYSLIDKIPGCPNDRKTLLGELNWIFTAVTDTIAWNVLPHDIFQRLFRQDLLVISLFRNFLLAERIMRSANCSPVSHPTLPPTHQHHMWDAWDMAAELCLSQLPSLVEDPNAEFQPSTFFTEQLTAFEVWLDHGSEHKKPPEQLPIILQVLLSQCHCFRALLLLGRFLDMGPWAVDLALSVGIFPYVLKLLQTPPPELRQILVFIWTKILALDKSCRVDLVKDGGHIYFIKFLDSMEAYPEQRAMAAFVLAVIVDGHRQGQEACMEAGLLHVSLKHLQSSCSNDSQTEPLFLQWLCLCLGKLWEDFSEAQTIGLQEDATTIFAPLLSEPQPEVRASAVFALSTLLSVGFGTCRSVHRDEECDDAEKFRAEVSVVKSILCVASDGSPLVRAEVAVALARFALGHNKHLKSIAAAYSQSNSLINSLPSLANIKGSVGGYPKQNQHIPHGSIVSPEIGPMSVGNDYSLVALDGRVSSSSPLAGLSIMHAYPLSYDYSSHHSDSGILSDGFSNGLVNHTRLNPLENALYSHCVLAMYTLAKDPSPRVANLGCRVLSIIGIEQVVVKPLKSGGVRTAESTASPTFAGLARSSSWFDMKGGHLPLTFRTPPVSPPLPSCITEMRRVCSLEIRPHLMNSPDSGLADPLLGSDGSSGTSDRSLLPQSTIYSWCCVHFRKPPLTATDESEEVLARREEREKRALEHIAKCQHSAVSRLTNPIAKWDIKGTQAALLEPFSPIIIAADENERIRIWNHEEAILLNSFDNHDFAYKGISKLCLVNELDDSLLLAASCTFLYCIILYILVSNCCQSFSIIGESYGAADGNIRIWKDYTLKGKQKLVTAFSSIHCHKPGVRSLNAVVDWQQQCSYLYASGDIPSIMVWDVDKEQLVNTIPSSSDCSVSAVAASQIHGGQFAAGFVDGSVRLYDVRTPEMLVCDLRPHTQRVEKVMGIGFQPGLDQGKIVSASKAGDIQFLDIRNARSTYLTIEAHRGSLTALAVHRHAPIIASGSAKQLIKVFSLEGDQLGTIRYYPTLMAQKIGAVSCLNFHPYQVLLAAGAADACMCIC, encoded by the exons ATGACAATGGGAGATTTGATGGCCTCTCGCTTTTACCAGAACCACCACGACGATTCCACCGTCTCATCATGTACCTCCTCCTCCTCCGTCGCGGTCGTCATCGCCAGTTACAACACCGATGGTTCTGATTTCACGCCCCGCTGCGACTCTGAAACCGCCATTGCAAGCAGCAGCGGTAACTACACCGGGAATGGAGCCACCAGCATGGCCTACCTGCCGCAGATAGTCGTCCTCTGCGAGCTCCGCCACGAAGCCTTCGAGGCCGCCATTCCCGCCGCCTCCGACATCAGCCTCGTCTCCAAGTGGCGACCCAAGGATAGG ATGAAGACAAGATATGTAGCTCTAGTATTATGTTTGAACATTAGTGTGGACCCACCAGATGTAATAAAGATATCCCCTTGTGCCAGAATGGAGTGCTGGATAG ATCCTTTTTCTATGGGACCACGAAAGGCATTGGAGTCAATTGGAAAAACTTTGAGCAGTCAGTATGAAagatggcaaccaaag GCCCGCTATAAATGTCAACTTGACCCGTCAGTGGATGAGGTGAAGAAACTTTGTACTAATTGTCGTAGATATGCAAAGAGAGAAAGAGTTTTATTCCATTACAATGGGCACGGCGTCCCAAAACCAACTGCTAACGGTGAAATATGGGTCTTCAATAAG AGTTATACGCAGTATATCCCATTATCCATCAATGAACTTGACTCTTGGCTGAAGTCCCCGTCAATTTATGTTTTTGATTGCTCTGCCGCTGGAATGATTGTGAATTCCTTCATTGAG CTTCATGAATGGAGTGCTTCCAACTTCTCTGTGTCCCAAAGGGATTGCATTCTGCTTGCAGCATGTGAAGCACACGAGACTTTGCCTCAGAGTACAGAATTCCCTGCTGATGTGTTTACATCTTGCCTTACGACGCCTATAAAGATGGCATTGCGATG GATTTGTACACGTTCATTGCTTCGTGAGTCACTGGATTATTCACTTATAGACAAGATACCTGGCTGTCCTAATGACCGAAAGACACTTCTGGGTGAATTGAATTGGATCTTTACAGCAGTAACTGATACAATTGCCTGGAATGTTCTTCCCCATG ATATTTTTCAGAGATTATTCAGACAGGATTTGCTTGTTATAAGTCTGTTTCGAAATTTTCTACTTGCTGAGCGAATCATGCGATCTGCAAATTGTTCTCCTGTTTCTCACCCAACGTTACCTCCAACCCACCAGCATCATATGTG GGATGCATGGGATATGGCTGCTGAGCTATGCCTCTCTCAACTTCCATCTTTAGTTGAGGATCCTAATGCTGAATTTCAG CCTAGTACATTTTTCACCGAGCAGTTGACAGCATTTGAGGTATGGCTTGACCATGGTTCTGAACATAAGAAACCACCCGAGCAGTTGCCTATAATTCTTCAG GTTTTACTTAGTCAATGCCATTGCTTTCGGGCCTTACTGCTCCTTGGAAGGTTCCTTGATATGGGGCCATGGGCGGTCGATCTG GCATTATCTGTTGGAATATTTCCTTATGTTCTAAAGCTGTTGCAAACACCACCACCAGAGCTACGTCAGATCCTTGTATTCATATGGACAAAGATTCTTGCACTTGACAAG TCATGTCGGGTTGATCTAGTGAAGGATGGTGGTCATATCTATTTCATTAAGTTCCTTGACAGTATGGAAGCATATCCAGAGCAACGTGCAATGGCTGCTTTTGTTTTGGCTGTGATTGTGGATGGTCATAGACAGGGCCAAGAAGCTTGTATGGAAGCTGGTTTGCTTCATGTCAGCTTAAAGCACCTTCAGAGTTCATGTTCTAATGATTCACAAACTGAACCCCTTTTCCTTCAGTGGCTTTGCCTGTGTCTGGGGAAATTGTGGGAAGACTTCTCAGAGGCACAAACAATTGGTTTACAGGAAGATGCAACTACTATATTTGCTCCTCTACTGTCTGAACCCCAGCCAGAG GTTAGGGCATCTGCTGTTTTTGCACTGAGTACCCTCCTCAGTGTGGGATTTGGTACATGTAGAAGTGTTCATAGAGATGAAGAATGTGATGATGCTGAAAAGTTTAGGGCTGAAGTTAGTGTAGTTAAGAGTATCTTATGTGTTGCTTCTGATGGGAGTCCATTGGTAAGGGCAGAGGTAGCTGTAG CTCTAGCGCGATTTGCTTTGGGACACAACAAGCACCTGAAATCTATTGCTGCTGCATATTCTCAATCTAATTCTTTGATTAATTCCTTACCTTCGTTGGCTAATATAAAAGGTTCAGTTGGTGGATATCCTAAACAGAACCAACATATACCTCATGGAAGTATTGTTTCTCCTGAAATCGGTCCTATGAGCGTTGGAAATGACTATTCTCTAGTGGCTCTAGATGGTCGGGTCTCTTCTAGCAGTCCTCTTGCTGGTTTGAGTATCATGCATGCGTACCCATTGTCTTATGATTATTCATCTCATCACTCTGATTCAGGAATTCTGAGTGATGGTTTCAGCAATGGATTAGTTAACCACACTAGACTAAACCCCTTGGAGAATGCATTGTATTCACATTGTGTACTTGCTATGTATACTTTAGCGAAAGATCCTTCTCCTCGTGTAGCAAATCTTGGTTGTCGGGTACTGTCCATCATAGGTATTGAACAAGTGGTTGTAAAGCCGTTGAAGTCTGGTGGTGTTCGAACTGCTGAATCTACAGCTTCTCCTACTTTTGCTGGACTAGCTCGTTCGTCTTCTTGGTTTGATATGAAAGGAG GACATTTGCCACTGACCTTCAGAACTCCTCCAGTCAGTCCTCCTCTACCTAGTTGTATAACTGAAATGCGTAGGGTCTGTTCATTGGAGATTAGGCCCCACCTGATGAATTCTCCGGACTCTGGATTAGCTGATCCACTTTTGGGTTCTGATGGATCTTCTGGGACTTCAGATCGAAGCCTTCTTCCACAATCAACTATATATAGTTGGTGTTGTGTGCATTTTCGCAAACCACCTTTAACTGCTACTGATGAGAGTGAAGAAGTATTAGCCAGAAGAGAGGAGAGGGAAAAACGTGCACTGGAGCACATAGCAAAATGCCAGCACTCtg CTGTTAGCAGGCTTACAAATCCAATTGCTAAGTGGGACATAAAGGGTACACAAGCAGCATTGCTGGAACCTTTCTCTCCTATAATAATAGCTGCTGATGAGAATGAACGTATCAG GATATGGAACCATGAGGAGGCAATACTGCTCAACAGTTTTGATAATCATGATTTTGCTTACAAAGGAATTTCTAAGCTCTGCCTTGTAAATGAGCTTGATGATAGCTTGCTTCTTGCTGCTTCATGTACTTTTCTCTACTGTATAATATTATACATTTTAGTCTCAAATTGTTGTCAGAGCTTTAGTATTATTGGGGAATCTTATGGTGCAGCTGATGGAAACATAAGGATTTGGAAAGATTATACTCTGAAGGGTAAACAAAAACTCGTCACTGCATTCTCTTCAATTCATTGTCATAAGCCTGGAGTGCGGAGTCTGAATGCAGTTGTTGATTGGCAACAACAATGTAGTTATCTG TATGCATCGGGTGATATACCATCTATTATGGTATGGGATGTTGATAAAGAGCAGCTTGTTAATACTATACCTTCATCATCAGATTGCAGTGTCTCAGCGGTG GCTGCATCTCAAATTCATGGGGGACAATTTGCAGCTGGTTTTGTTGATGGTTCTGTCAGACTTTATGATGTCAGAACACCTGAAAT GCTCGTCTGTGATTTGAGGCCTCATACGCAAAGAGTAGAAAAAGTCATGGGGATTGGCTTTCAACCTGGATTAGATCAAGGAAAG ATTGTCAGTGCTTCTAAGGCTGGGGATATCCAATTTCTTGATATACGAAATGCTAGGAGCACCTATCTTACTATTGAAGCTCATAGGGGATCACTTACGGCTTTAGCTGTACATAGACATGCTCCAATTATTGCTAGTGGTTCGGCGAAACAACTCATTAAAGTCTTTAGTCTGGAGGGTGATCAACTAGGCACCATTCGATACTATCCTACCCTAATGGCCCAGAAAATTGGTGCTGTAAGTTGCCTCAATTTCCATCCGTACCAGGTATTACTTGCTGCTGGTGCTGCAGATGCATGCATGTGTATATGTTAG
- the LOC137826112 gene encoding regulatory-associated protein of TOR 1-like isoform X2, with amino-acid sequence MTMGDLMASRFYQNHHDDSTVSSCTSSSSVAVVIASYNTDGSDFTPRCDSETAIASSSGNYTGNGATSMAYLPQIVVLCELRHEAFEAAIPAASDISLVSKWRPKDRMKTRYVALVLCLNISVDPPDVIKISPCARMECWIDPFSMGPRKALESIGKTLSSQYERWQPKARYKCQLDPSVDEVKKLCTNCRRYAKRERVLFHYNGHGVPKPTANGEIWVFNKSYTQYIPLSINELDSWLKSPSIYVFDCSAAGMIVNSFIELHEWSASNFSVSQRDCILLAACEAHETLPQSTEFPADVFTSCLTTPIKMALRWICTRSLLRESLDYSLIDKIPGCPNDRKTLLGELNWIFTAVTDTIAWNVLPHDIFQRLFRQDLLVISLFRNFLLAERIMRSANCSPVSHPTLPPTHQHHMWDAWDMAAELCLSQLPSLVEDPNAEFQPSTFFTEQLTAFEVWLDHGSEHKKPPEQLPIILQVLLSQCHCFRALLLLGRFLDMGPWAVDLALSVGIFPYVLKLLQTPPPELRQILVFIWTKILALDKSCRVDLVKDGGHIYFIKFLDSMEAYPEQRAMAAFVLAVIVDGHRQGQEACMEAGLLHVSLKHLQSSCSNDSQTEPLFLQWLCLCLGKLWEDFSEAQTIGLQEDATTIFAPLLSEPQPEVRASAVFALSTLLSVGFGTCRSVHRDEECDDAEKFRAEVSVVKSILCVASDGSPLVRAEVAVALARFALGHNKHLKSIAAAYSQSNSLINSLPSLANIKGSVGGYPKQNQHIPHGSIVSPEIGPMSVGNDYSLVALDGRVSSSSPLAGLSIMHAYPLSYDYSSHHSDSGILSDGFSNGLVNHTRLNPLENALYSHCVLAMYTLAKDPSPRVANLGCRVLSIIGIEQVVVKPLKSGGVRTAESTASPTFAGLARSSSWFDMKGGHLPLTFRTPPVSPPLPSCITEMRRVCSLEIRPHLMNSPDSGLADPLLGSDGSSGTSDRSLLPQSTIYSWCCVHFRKPPLTATDESEEVLARREEREKRALEHIAKCQHSAVSRLTNPIAKWDIKGTQAALLEPFSPIIIAADENERIRIWNHEEAILLNSFDNHDFAYKGISKLCLVNELDDSLLLAASSDGNIRIWKDYTLKGKQKLVTAFSSIHCHKPGVRSLNAVVDWQQQCSYLYASGDIPSIMVWDVDKEQLVNTIPSSSDCSVSAVAASQIHGGQFAAGFVDGSVRLYDVRTPEMLVCDLRPHTQRVEKVMGIGFQPGLDQGKIVSASKAGDIQFLDIRNARSTYLTIEAHRGSLTALAVHRHAPIIASGSAKQLIKVFSLEGDQLGTIRYYPTLMAQKIGAVSCLNFHPYQVLLAAGAADACMCIC; translated from the exons ATGACAATGGGAGATTTGATGGCCTCTCGCTTTTACCAGAACCACCACGACGATTCCACCGTCTCATCATGTACCTCCTCCTCCTCCGTCGCGGTCGTCATCGCCAGTTACAACACCGATGGTTCTGATTTCACGCCCCGCTGCGACTCTGAAACCGCCATTGCAAGCAGCAGCGGTAACTACACCGGGAATGGAGCCACCAGCATGGCCTACCTGCCGCAGATAGTCGTCCTCTGCGAGCTCCGCCACGAAGCCTTCGAGGCCGCCATTCCCGCCGCCTCCGACATCAGCCTCGTCTCCAAGTGGCGACCCAAGGATAGG ATGAAGACAAGATATGTAGCTCTAGTATTATGTTTGAACATTAGTGTGGACCCACCAGATGTAATAAAGATATCCCCTTGTGCCAGAATGGAGTGCTGGATAG ATCCTTTTTCTATGGGACCACGAAAGGCATTGGAGTCAATTGGAAAAACTTTGAGCAGTCAGTATGAAagatggcaaccaaag GCCCGCTATAAATGTCAACTTGACCCGTCAGTGGATGAGGTGAAGAAACTTTGTACTAATTGTCGTAGATATGCAAAGAGAGAAAGAGTTTTATTCCATTACAATGGGCACGGCGTCCCAAAACCAACTGCTAACGGTGAAATATGGGTCTTCAATAAG AGTTATACGCAGTATATCCCATTATCCATCAATGAACTTGACTCTTGGCTGAAGTCCCCGTCAATTTATGTTTTTGATTGCTCTGCCGCTGGAATGATTGTGAATTCCTTCATTGAG CTTCATGAATGGAGTGCTTCCAACTTCTCTGTGTCCCAAAGGGATTGCATTCTGCTTGCAGCATGTGAAGCACACGAGACTTTGCCTCAGAGTACAGAATTCCCTGCTGATGTGTTTACATCTTGCCTTACGACGCCTATAAAGATGGCATTGCGATG GATTTGTACACGTTCATTGCTTCGTGAGTCACTGGATTATTCACTTATAGACAAGATACCTGGCTGTCCTAATGACCGAAAGACACTTCTGGGTGAATTGAATTGGATCTTTACAGCAGTAACTGATACAATTGCCTGGAATGTTCTTCCCCATG ATATTTTTCAGAGATTATTCAGACAGGATTTGCTTGTTATAAGTCTGTTTCGAAATTTTCTACTTGCTGAGCGAATCATGCGATCTGCAAATTGTTCTCCTGTTTCTCACCCAACGTTACCTCCAACCCACCAGCATCATATGTG GGATGCATGGGATATGGCTGCTGAGCTATGCCTCTCTCAACTTCCATCTTTAGTTGAGGATCCTAATGCTGAATTTCAG CCTAGTACATTTTTCACCGAGCAGTTGACAGCATTTGAGGTATGGCTTGACCATGGTTCTGAACATAAGAAACCACCCGAGCAGTTGCCTATAATTCTTCAG GTTTTACTTAGTCAATGCCATTGCTTTCGGGCCTTACTGCTCCTTGGAAGGTTCCTTGATATGGGGCCATGGGCGGTCGATCTG GCATTATCTGTTGGAATATTTCCTTATGTTCTAAAGCTGTTGCAAACACCACCACCAGAGCTACGTCAGATCCTTGTATTCATATGGACAAAGATTCTTGCACTTGACAAG TCATGTCGGGTTGATCTAGTGAAGGATGGTGGTCATATCTATTTCATTAAGTTCCTTGACAGTATGGAAGCATATCCAGAGCAACGTGCAATGGCTGCTTTTGTTTTGGCTGTGATTGTGGATGGTCATAGACAGGGCCAAGAAGCTTGTATGGAAGCTGGTTTGCTTCATGTCAGCTTAAAGCACCTTCAGAGTTCATGTTCTAATGATTCACAAACTGAACCCCTTTTCCTTCAGTGGCTTTGCCTGTGTCTGGGGAAATTGTGGGAAGACTTCTCAGAGGCACAAACAATTGGTTTACAGGAAGATGCAACTACTATATTTGCTCCTCTACTGTCTGAACCCCAGCCAGAG GTTAGGGCATCTGCTGTTTTTGCACTGAGTACCCTCCTCAGTGTGGGATTTGGTACATGTAGAAGTGTTCATAGAGATGAAGAATGTGATGATGCTGAAAAGTTTAGGGCTGAAGTTAGTGTAGTTAAGAGTATCTTATGTGTTGCTTCTGATGGGAGTCCATTGGTAAGGGCAGAGGTAGCTGTAG CTCTAGCGCGATTTGCTTTGGGACACAACAAGCACCTGAAATCTATTGCTGCTGCATATTCTCAATCTAATTCTTTGATTAATTCCTTACCTTCGTTGGCTAATATAAAAGGTTCAGTTGGTGGATATCCTAAACAGAACCAACATATACCTCATGGAAGTATTGTTTCTCCTGAAATCGGTCCTATGAGCGTTGGAAATGACTATTCTCTAGTGGCTCTAGATGGTCGGGTCTCTTCTAGCAGTCCTCTTGCTGGTTTGAGTATCATGCATGCGTACCCATTGTCTTATGATTATTCATCTCATCACTCTGATTCAGGAATTCTGAGTGATGGTTTCAGCAATGGATTAGTTAACCACACTAGACTAAACCCCTTGGAGAATGCATTGTATTCACATTGTGTACTTGCTATGTATACTTTAGCGAAAGATCCTTCTCCTCGTGTAGCAAATCTTGGTTGTCGGGTACTGTCCATCATAGGTATTGAACAAGTGGTTGTAAAGCCGTTGAAGTCTGGTGGTGTTCGAACTGCTGAATCTACAGCTTCTCCTACTTTTGCTGGACTAGCTCGTTCGTCTTCTTGGTTTGATATGAAAGGAG GACATTTGCCACTGACCTTCAGAACTCCTCCAGTCAGTCCTCCTCTACCTAGTTGTATAACTGAAATGCGTAGGGTCTGTTCATTGGAGATTAGGCCCCACCTGATGAATTCTCCGGACTCTGGATTAGCTGATCCACTTTTGGGTTCTGATGGATCTTCTGGGACTTCAGATCGAAGCCTTCTTCCACAATCAACTATATATAGTTGGTGTTGTGTGCATTTTCGCAAACCACCTTTAACTGCTACTGATGAGAGTGAAGAAGTATTAGCCAGAAGAGAGGAGAGGGAAAAACGTGCACTGGAGCACATAGCAAAATGCCAGCACTCtg CTGTTAGCAGGCTTACAAATCCAATTGCTAAGTGGGACATAAAGGGTACACAAGCAGCATTGCTGGAACCTTTCTCTCCTATAATAATAGCTGCTGATGAGAATGAACGTATCAG GATATGGAACCATGAGGAGGCAATACTGCTCAACAGTTTTGATAATCATGATTTTGCTTACAAAGGAATTTCTAAGCTCTGCCTTGTAAATGAGCTTGATGATAGCTTGCTTCTTGCTGCTTCAT CTGATGGAAACATAAGGATTTGGAAAGATTATACTCTGAAGGGTAAACAAAAACTCGTCACTGCATTCTCTTCAATTCATTGTCATAAGCCTGGAGTGCGGAGTCTGAATGCAGTTGTTGATTGGCAACAACAATGTAGTTATCTG TATGCATCGGGTGATATACCATCTATTATGGTATGGGATGTTGATAAAGAGCAGCTTGTTAATACTATACCTTCATCATCAGATTGCAGTGTCTCAGCGGTG GCTGCATCTCAAATTCATGGGGGACAATTTGCAGCTGGTTTTGTTGATGGTTCTGTCAGACTTTATGATGTCAGAACACCTGAAAT GCTCGTCTGTGATTTGAGGCCTCATACGCAAAGAGTAGAAAAAGTCATGGGGATTGGCTTTCAACCTGGATTAGATCAAGGAAAG ATTGTCAGTGCTTCTAAGGCTGGGGATATCCAATTTCTTGATATACGAAATGCTAGGAGCACCTATCTTACTATTGAAGCTCATAGGGGATCACTTACGGCTTTAGCTGTACATAGACATGCTCCAATTATTGCTAGTGGTTCGGCGAAACAACTCATTAAAGTCTTTAGTCTGGAGGGTGATCAACTAGGCACCATTCGATACTATCCTACCCTAATGGCCCAGAAAATTGGTGCTGTAAGTTGCCTCAATTTCCATCCGTACCAGGTATTACTTGCTGCTGGTGCTGCAGATGCATGCATGTGTATATGTTAG